One window of the Parasphingopyxis algicola genome contains the following:
- a CDS encoding cytochrome P450 yields MAISETISPFNPDAPHLRVDPYPTFGDLREQDPVHRAEFSYWVVSRYNDVRSVLMDRTGYGQGDFVKNIQLFYGPDFDVLAHPSYRWLSEVFLMQDPPRHTRVRGLVTGGLTAKRVRAMEPRIREITNHLIDAFIDEGQTDMIANFAYELPVLVMCDMLGIESEDERLASVIDAIAQSFIVFEARALDEQELETADREIIRLETFFAELFERRKVEPKDDLTTALVQSGTAEDALTHHELVTVAIGLFGAGFETTAHMIGNGLLCFSRFRDQWRKLREDPKGLAASAVNEVLRYESSLIATYRTALEPHTIRGQDIMPGEKVLTLIGAANRDPRQFDRPDEFDITREDATHMSFGGGIHFCAGAELARLEGRIAFTELARRLPHLTVETESPAWREGFLFRGMSRLPASW; encoded by the coding sequence ATGGCCATTAGCGAAACGATCAGTCCATTCAACCCCGACGCGCCGCATCTCAGGGTCGATCCCTATCCGACATTTGGGGATTTGCGCGAACAGGATCCCGTCCACCGGGCGGAATTCAGCTATTGGGTCGTCAGCCGCTATAACGATGTCCGCAGTGTCCTCATGGACCGCACGGGGTACGGGCAGGGCGATTTCGTCAAGAATATCCAGCTCTTCTACGGGCCGGATTTCGATGTTCTGGCGCATCCCTCCTACCGATGGCTGTCGGAAGTCTTTCTCATGCAGGACCCGCCACGGCATACGCGGGTCCGCGGTCTGGTGACGGGCGGGCTCACGGCGAAGCGCGTTCGCGCGATGGAGCCGCGCATTCGGGAGATCACCAACCACCTGATCGACGCCTTTATCGATGAAGGGCAAACCGACATGATCGCGAATTTCGCATACGAGCTGCCGGTTCTCGTAATGTGCGACATGCTCGGCATCGAATCGGAGGATGAACGGCTCGCTTCGGTCATCGACGCGATTGCGCAAAGCTTTATCGTCTTCGAGGCGCGTGCGTTGGACGAGCAAGAGCTTGAGACAGCCGACCGGGAAATCATTCGGCTCGAGACATTTTTCGCTGAATTGTTCGAACGCCGAAAGGTCGAACCCAAGGATGATCTGACGACCGCGCTCGTGCAGTCCGGTACGGCGGAAGATGCTCTGACCCACCATGAGCTCGTAACGGTTGCGATAGGCCTGTTCGGCGCGGGGTTCGAGACGACCGCACACATGATCGGCAACGGGCTGCTCTGTTTCAGCCGCTTTCGTGATCAATGGCGGAAGTTGCGCGAGGATCCCAAAGGGCTGGCAGCGAGCGCCGTCAATGAGGTTCTGCGCTATGAGAGCTCCCTGATTGCTACCTATCGGACCGCCCTGGAGCCGCATACGATCCGTGGCCAGGATATCATGCCGGGGGAGAAGGTGCTGACGCTGATCGGTGCCGCCAATCGCGATCCGAGACAATTTGATCGACCGGACGAATTCGACATCACGCGCGAGGATGCCACCCATATGAGTTTCGGAGGCGGTATCCACTTTTGCGCCGGAGCCGAGCTCGCGCGGCTCGAAGGCCGCATCGCCTTTACGGAGCTGGCCCGGCGATTACCCCATTTGACGGTCGAGACCGAAAGCCCCGCCTGGCGCGAAGGCTTCCTGTTCAGGGGCATGAGCCGTTTGCCTGCCTCCTGGTGA